AGGGCATTATTTTAAACCCTAACAAATACATCCCGCTCTCCTAATCTCCTTAAAATCGGAAACACCCTTCCTTATACTGTAGATGATTTTCGAACTCCTTCTTGAAGCGCAACTTTCAATACCTCTAAGCTAATATCTGAAAGAATTCGAAACTTTATGCAATATCCTGTCACTATTGCCTTTCCAATACTCTTTGAAAAATTCTCACTCAACCAATGCTTGTCTTTTATCCCCAAAACATAGATTGATATACCGGTTTTATTCGAACTAATTCCAATTTGAAATAACTCCTTTCGACTACCATTGGCATATATTTGCCAATAATGCCCATAACCAATGCTAGGATTGGAAACTATCTTTCCATCTTCATTTCTTCCATCAGAAAACCACAACCTTACTCCGGGAAACCACTCCAACAAGAAGCCATGCAATTGTCTCATTTGACCTTGTTGGTTGCCCGAGAGTCCATTTAGATAATCAGCTATTTGAGATTTTACGTCCATCCTATTATTTGCTTATTAAAATAATAACCTAGAACCCGTAGACTCCTTATTAAATGTACATATTTATTCAATTTCTTAATTACCCACTAATCACCAGAAACTGGAGATTCTTTCTTAAATAAATGTAGAATATAACTTGCTAAAAAGGCTTCTAAAACACTTAAAGGAACAGCGAATTTTAACAAAGATAATGGAAGTACTCCTAAATTACCAATAACCAACCACATCATAGCAAAACCAAATAACCATCCAATCAATCCTGTTTCAATCCAACTAAACCGTCGAGAAATAAAAAATAATACTACAGAAAAAAGCATCGACCATATTCCCCAAACTGCTCCATTGATAGGTTTAGCCGGAAATTCCAATCCCAACGAAAAATAGTGCTCAACCCAATAATCAGGAAAAATAATCTGGTTTCTTACAAATTCAGAGATACTTATCCAAATGCCGGCCAAAAGCACCGGAACTAAGGTGGTTTTTACAAATTTCATTTCTATTCTTTAATAAACTTAGCCATTCGTTGATCTTGCCTGATAAAATACAATCCGGGTTTTAGGTGAATCACCGATAGTTCCGGACCTTGGATAGAATACTGGAACTCCCCGGCAGAATTGTACAACTCAACCCGTTTAGAATTCACAAAGCCTTTCAATAATATACGTTCACTACCAGGATTAGGACAAACTTGAACCCAATTTT
The Bacteroidia bacterium genome window above contains:
- a CDS encoding DUF1801 domain-containing protein; its protein translation is MDVKSQIADYLNGLSGNQQGQMRQLHGFLLEWFPGVRLWFSDGRNEDGKIVSNPSIGYGHYWQIYANGSRKELFQIGISSNKTGISIYVLGIKDKHWLSENFSKSIGKAIVTGYCIKFRILSDISLEVLKVALQEGVRKSSTV